From the Agelaius phoeniceus isolate bAgePho1 chromosome 17, bAgePho1.hap1, whole genome shotgun sequence genome, the window GAGAGCCTGTCCTGCCAGCCACGCGCATCCTGCCCGGACCAGACGCATTTGCAAACccttcccctgcagccatgtgctctgctgctgcatcaTCCCTCTTTTGCTGTCCAACTGCCCGTGGCTTTCAGCAGGTGTTTATCTGCAAAACTCATCCCCGGATCAGCCTGAAGTTCAGGGGGAAAAGCGCCCCCGAAGGCCTTGGGGACACAGCTCACAAAGCTCGGGTGCTGCCGTTCTCGGGGCGCCGCTCCCCGGGCGGGGCTGTGCAGGTGCctcccccggcccggccgctccaCCTGCCGCGGATGTGGTTACAGCGGGGACGAGGGGCGCAGAGAGGTGGTTTTCTGTTCCTTCTGAAATGGTCACAATCGGATCTGTTCCAACCACTGCGTGTGGAAACTTGCCTGTGCTAGGGGAAAAAACGAGATCAAGGGAGAAAGCGACCTGACCTACCTGTGCCTGTGAGCCAGCGAGacagggcacagagagcaggacGCAGGGGAGGCTCGGCTCGGCAGTGCCTCACGGCCTGGAAGTGGCAGTGAGTTTCTCGAGCGTCCCACCCTCACCAtcagctgagccccagggcgctcagagcagagctgccaccagccCGCGGCACAGCTCCGGTCCCGGACACACAAGGACCGGCCCAAGGAGCTCACAAATACACTTCAACCACCTCCAGGGCAACAAGTCTGTTGAAAAGACTTCTTTTTACTCCCCTGGCCCCACGTCTCCATGAATATCTGGCTGCAGGGCAGACTCCTCCCGCCAAGGGAGGCCGTGCTGGGAAGAAGAGAAGCTCTGGCCCTGGGACGGGCCGTGAACCCTCacggcagggctgcaggagctccctgaAGCCCACGGCGGAGGGGCTGGGCCGAGCCCTGCGCCGGGAGGAGCGAGCCCCGCTCTCTCCGAGATGCAAGACCTCCCTCTGCCGTCGGCAGCTCCGAGCAGCCGCCGCTCCGGGCTCATCCCGGGCagggcaccctcgctgactgcACGGGCACTCAGGCAGCTCCCTGAACCCCCACGGAATTATTGTTTTAAACCCCGGCATCTGTAAAGACAGAATAAACGTGAGAAGAACTAGAAGAGAGATCTAGGCCAGTAGCAGCGACACCAATTTTTCACTAAGTGCTGAGTATTTTCTGGAGCTTtggggaaagagaaggaaggaaaagaaagttttcATAGTGGTTTCAACATTTGTACCACCCAGAGCATAATGTAATTTGCCCATGAAGTTGAATGAAGCACAGACCAATGCAACTGTAACACAAAGCTGTTTTGCTGCAAACACATCCCTCATTTGCTTTTCCATGACTTGACACAGCCTTGGTTGGTTAATCCCTAGTGAGGTGGGCTCACCAGTGAGTGTCCAGTAcggctgggcaaaggcctggaAGAAAATTTGCTGTTCTCTTTTCAGCCCGGTGACACGAAGACCTGGAATACAGCACTTAAGCTTTGGCAAGATCTCATCCCCCAGCCTAAGGAGACCATGGGGATTTACCGCTACAATTCCACACGGAGCAATGCCTGTGCATTAGGAAATTAATGCTGACAACAATTTATCACAGCTATTAAGACCAGTCGTTGTCTGGAGACAAATTCGATAGAACAGCTCAGCTGCAAGCCCGGCTCCTCCCATTGTGTGTCTCTGTGCTAATTGCGCTCCTCGGGCTGACTCCTTGTGCCAGACACGGGGAATttcacagctctgggctggcccgATTGCATTATCGCCACAATGCAGCGGCAGGATCAGCTGCTGACTAGGCGCGAGCAGCACTGCGCCCTTCCGGGGACACCCAGGGCCTTGGGAGCCCCaaatggggacacccagggcctTTGGGAGCCCCAAATGGGGACACCGAGGGCCTTGGGAGCCCCaaatggggacacccagggcctTTGGGAGCCCCAAATAGGGACACCCAGGGCCTTTGGGAACCCCAgttggggacacccagggcctTTGGGAGCCCCAAATGGGGACACCCACGGCCCTTGGGAGCCCCAGCTGGTTTGTGCTCCACCGAGGCTTTCCCAGCACCCAAAGGAGATGAGCcaggctgtgcacacacaggtgCCTCCCACCAGTGCCTTTAAATCCATCAGGAGTCAGTCGGGCACACCCAGAGAGGGCAAACACTGCCTGCTCAAAGGAAACATGAGGACCGTGAGGGAGAAATGACAAGAGCTGACACAAAGGTAGGATTTTATAAATTAAATGGCCTTTATTTGTAACTTCAAAAGTCAAAAACATGACAAATTAATTGCTTGGAAGCTTCTAATTGCTCCTTAAACATTTTATCAGAGTTGCATGGAAGTGCACTtagaacagcagcaggaatcTGGATTCCTGGCAATGGGCATCACCAAACTGCACTGTGACCAGAGCCCAGAGATCCCCATCCAAGCCCACGAGCCCTTCAGCTCTCTGCAGGCCAAGCACTGCAATAACCACCCCAAGCACAGCTCCCTCCCCACACAGCCAGGGGGTTCCACACctcccagcccccagcactgggctcccagtgcccaccccagctcaggctgggagTGTAACAGCTCCTACCAGGGCACAGAAACACAAACCCCAAGGGCAGCAGAGGTGCCTGCACACAAGGCTGAACCATGAGGTTTTAGCTGCAGTGTGTTTCATTATTTTCAGGGtaaggctgtgctgctgtctgcAGAGCACAATGGGAGGAGCTTACTGCTCAAACAATTAATTAATACTCAGTTCTGGGGTGGTGCAGGCCCACTGCTCCAATTACAACACTTGCATTTGACATCTCAACACTGATTTACAGGTTCTGGTCAGGTGCCTTAGATCTCAGCAGCTCCACTATGAACTTCTTGAAAGCATCACACTAAAATTAAGGAATCTCCATGGTAAAAGTGTAGGCTTGAACACAGAGTATCCACTGACTAGGggctggaactgtcctgctttcAGGGCTGTATTTTACTTTTCCTTGGAAGCTACACCTGGCTCTACACACACACTGCCCGATGGCAAACAATCCAAGTACAGCTTCAGCCACTTCACGAACATTTCAATGAAGAACAGGAATTCAAAATACCTGATAAAATCTGTGATGCAGAAAGGAAGTGCTATGCCAACGCTATGAATTACTTGTAATTTTCCCACCAGCTTGCCTTGAGAGATGGAAAACCCAAGAACATAGATGAAAATTTTAGTTTAAATAGAAAGCCGAGGTATTGAAAAAATCCTTCTGAATTCCCCTATCAGCATAAGGCTTAGAATTACTAGGAAACCAGTTTCAAAGCCACCAATTTAATCATAAAGCCAGTGATTTTGATTAATATTTGCCACCAGTTTCAAACCCACCAATTTAATCATAAAGCCAGCAATTTTGATTAATATTTGCTAAGATAGTTAAAAAACTTATGCATTTTAACTAAGACCAACACTAAAGATCATTTTCCAGGCTAGAAATTATAGTAAGAGTATGGAGGAAAGTAATCATCATGCATAGAACTGAAGTATTTTGAACTAGTTTTTACACAGTGCAAAGATTTCCTAGGAAAAGTTTGCAGTTTGAACACTCATACTGAGGATATGTTTTCCCTACAGTTGGGAGGCTGCCTGTAAGGATTGAAACACTGGGAGACATGGAATCACAGGCATCAGAGGTCACTTAAATGAGAGCTGGTCTGACAGTTACAGTTAGCACCTGAAGTCTCACTAAAGGGGAACAGAGCTACCAGTACACCTCACACACAACCACTTGAGATATGTAAATGAGATTAGGAGGATATTCATTAACTAGTTCAGGCCATTCCATTTGGAATGTTTTTGATTTTAGACAGTCAAATAAACACGACCTCCAAAGAAACCTATAGGCATAGGTAAAGAAAAAGCCTTGGTTCTCACGTGTTGATCTACAATGAAACTGAGTCTAAGCAAGTAGAAAaatggagctggcagggctgaaTGTCAGAGACCATGATACCAAAAGACTGAATGGCACAGAAATATCAAACCAGGATTCAAAACTGAGATAGGATTAAAGTCTTCTGTACTTCTGGATGCCTGAGTTAATCttgggatgtgcagggagaaGTGCAAGGGTGCTGGGCATTTCCCCCTTGTGGAAGCTTGGGTTTGCAGTAAATCCTCTGGCTAGATCACTTATCCCGCAGAGAGCGCATCAAAACCTGCGCCATCATATCATCCTCATCAGCATCATAATCCTGcaacagagcacagcagcactctCACTGCAGCAGCCACGCTGCCAGTGCCcgtggcactgcagagctgcagctccctgggcagccagggcaggctggggctgtacagcagagccagggagcccCAGGTGTGCTGCAGGGTGAGCCAACACCTACCACAAAGGTGTCGTAGGAAAAGCGATGGCGTCTCTGCAGGTGCTCCATGAAGTTTGCACTCCTGTAGTTGGGGTCCCCCCACGGCATTGAGGCACAAATTGGGCACACCTTCAAGGGAAAAACAGTTAGGGCCAATGCTTCAGTGCCTAAATGCTGACAGCagaagggcagggacagcctggggaggggagctGAGGGTTTGTGCTGTCACTGTTCTGTATGCAAAGGGCTGGCCAATAACTTGCTGGAACATTGAATGCAAAAGCCTCAGATAACCCTGAATAATTTTAATTCATGTCTTAGATCCCTGAAATGGAATGGCCTACTCTTCTCCCACGTTCTGAAAATCAGAACTCATTAAAGCCTCTCGCTTTAGGAGATTTCAGCCTTCATTTCACAGTGGCAGGAAAGTTTCCTTGGTCTTCTCTGCAAAGTTCACTTCTCTCCCAGAGAAAAAAGGAACTTTATCTTCCTGAACAATTTAGAATTCCGAAAAACTTCCCAGAAAAATGAAAGTTTCCAATTCAGTTCCATATTTTGCAATTCCTCTTACATAAGAGGAAGTAACACAGATAGGTTACTAGAATGATACACTACTTTTTGCAAGCATTTCCCCCAACGGTTTATAATATTTTCTTGCTGAAAACAAGGGGAAAAACGAGGAGAAAATTAAATGtctgacttttaaaaaaatattatattttattgcTTTGCTGTCCCTAATTAACTTTGAATGTGTGCCATTTTTCAAGGATGAAAAGAGGATGTGGCCCAGCTGCAGTGGGTGTGGAGACCAGAGAGCCACAGAAAGGTGACAGCAGAACCACACCAGGCTTAGAGGCATgaccagcacagccacaccGACTGAACAGCAGAAATTACACCTAACTCATTGTTTCAAAGGGCTTTAAGAGCAGACTTCACTGCAATTCTTGCACCAAGACTTTTTATTACCACTTGTTTTGCATCCATGCTGTGCAAAGCTTTGCAGTGTTCAACCAGCCCTTCTTGATCAAAGTTCTTCTCGCTGCAGTACGGGCACGGGAAGGTGAAGCGATTTGGGAAGCTCCTGTGGGGGAGAAAAGGTCATTTACAAATACAGATCATTCAAGGCAATAATTTACATATCCAGTTAAGACAAGCTAATTTTAACAATCAGGTTGTAAACTCCTAACAGTATTTTAGGCAACTCAATATTTAGACTGAATTACAGTTTTTCTGCAAATGTTCTGAGTGCCATTTATCACCTTTCTGTCAGGGCACCACCCACAAGAATGCACTGCCACCAACTCCCACTTCCCTCCTTGGTGGGTGAGTACAATCAGGAGGtattttaaaaggtattttaaaggtattttaaaAACCAGCTGCATCTACAGAATGCCCTGATCTTAGAGATGTCTAAGGAGAAGCAGTTGAGTttacctgggcacagccagctgcAGGATCAAGGCTCAGTTTTTAACTACATAAAAACTAGCACCCAAACTGAGCAAAGTGGTAAATTCTGCTTCTACTTCAAAATTGTTTCTTGTGCAGAGAAGCCCAGGATCTCAGAGCAGAGGTGTTACCTGGTGCTGTGGAGGGGCTCTTTAGTAACAGCTTTGACACCTTCCATGATGTAGTTCTGGTACTTGGAGCAGGAGGCGGCGTGGCTGCGCATCTTGGACAGGAACATCTGTGCAGGCAACAACAGCACAGCAGGTGAGCCCAAACCTCCTGACACAGCTTTAAACAGCAGCAGCTAACATGTAACCCCCAGCAGCTTTCAGCAGAAGGGCTAAAGCAGGAACTCCAAATAGTTCAGCTGGCCAAGCAGAAAACTTTGGAGACAACAGGTCAGCTAAGCTGTAGCTGCTGTCTGTGGGATGTTACCATACACCCCTGCTACAGCAGCAACGTCCCACTGCAACTTTAAAATCAGAATCTTTCATTTGAAATTCAGATCCTGAAGAGGTAACAACAAAAAACTGTGGAAAGAATGTCAACATCTGGGTGCTGTCTATATCAAACACCTTCAGCACATATCAGAACAAACACTTTGACCTGATTTTGCAGAAAGCTGAGGAGGAAGCAGTTTATTTTCCCCTAGGCAGACACATCTCGTGTACTGAATTTCCAAACCCTTTCATACTTTTTTATTGCAGCCGTTGCAAGTGGTTTCTGTCGTTTCAATTTGCTTTTCCAAGTCCAGAGCCCTGCTCCCGGGTGACAGGGTGCTGCGGCACACCCCACACACTGGCTTCTTGGGCTTCAGGCACTCCTGCAGGCACGGTGTGCAGAAGCtgtgagaaagaaaagcagcaggtgGTGACACAGCCCTCTGGGCACCCACAGTGCCCTCTGCCCAAAGGAGGAACAGAGCCTTGAGACTCTGATacaaagaaagggaagaaagagcTGCTGGCACCTGGGCATGAAAGATCCCAGGCTGTCACACCCAGAATTGTTTGCTgttggacagggctctgtgccctcGGCTTCTggacagaatcatggaatagtgtgggctgcaaaggccctcaaagcccacccagtgccactcGGGGCacttgtgccagggcctgcccaccctcacagggagcaaTTTGATCCCAACACCCAAGCTCAGCCTGCCCTCTGACGGAGTGAGGCCGCTGCCCCTTGTCCAGCCATTCCATGCCCGCATTTCTCAGGGGAGACGAAAAGCGAAAGTGGAAGAACACTGGCTTCCTTTCCCCCGCTTTGCTTTCGTTTTCTCGGTGTAAGGCCGCTCCAGCCTGccgtgccctgccctgccctgcccagccccgctgccgggGCGCAGAGCAGCGTGCGGAgcccctgccctcagccccgGCGGGGCCCGAGCCGCCGCTTCTCCCGAggccccgcggcccccgccccggcc encodes:
- the RNF114 gene encoding E3 ubiquitin-protein ligase RNF114 isoform X1, with product MAAGGPSRALERRPDPLSRLTCPVCLEVFDCPVRVPCGHVFCTPCLQECLKPKKPVCGVCRSTLSPGSRALDLEKQIETTETTCNGCNKKMFLSKMRSHAASCSKYQNYIMEGVKAVTKEPLHSTRSFPNRFTFPCPYCSEKNFDQEGLVEHCKALHSMDAKQVVCPICASMPWGDPNYRSANFMEHLQRRHRFSYDTFVDYDADEDDMMAQVLMRSLRDK
- the RNF114 gene encoding E3 ubiquitin-protein ligase RNF114 isoform X2 yields the protein MPSFCTPCLQECLKPKKPVCGVCRSTLSPGSRALDLEKQIETTETTCNGCNKKMFLSKMRSHAASCSKYQNYIMEGVKAVTKEPLHSTRSFPNRFTFPCPYCSEKNFDQEGLVEHCKALHSMDAKQVVCPICASMPWGDPNYRSANFMEHLQRRHRFSYDTFVDYDADEDDMMAQVLMRSLRDK